From the Ilumatobacteraceae bacterium genome, the window GTACGACGCGGGCACCCTCGAACGGCTCACCTGGGAGTCACCTCGCAACAGCGGCGTGCTGCCGATCTACGGCTACGCGGTCGCGTCCGACGAGACCCACACCTACTTCTTCGGGAACACCTTCGAGCAGAACATGCTGCGCGAGGGCGGGTTCTGGAACGGGCCGCACTCGGCCACGAAGATGTACCTCGCGCGAGTACCGCTCGGCAAGATCACCGAATGGCCCGAGTACCGGACCGCCGACGGTTGGTCGTATGCGCCCGAACACGCCGTGCCGATCGTCGAACGGTTCTACGCCGAGAACCCGATGCAGCCTCGCTACCTCGACGGTCAATGGGTGGCGGCCACAGCCGTCGACGGCTACTGGGGCGACGCGCTGGCGGTCGATGTGGCCGACGACCCCTGGGGGCCCTGGTCGACCGTGCAGTACGGCCCGCTCGCACCACGCAATGCCGACCCGAAGATGAACACCTATCACGCCCAGCCGCTCCCCTGGCGCGACTCGTTCGGGTCGGTGCAGATCACGGTGTCGAACAACGCCCGCAACATGCAGCGAGACGCGTGGAACAGCCCGCACCGGTACCGGCCGATGGTGATCTTCGCGCCGTTCACCGCGACCCCACCGCCGCCGACCACGACCACCACCGTCGCCACGACGACCACCACGACCGTCGCGCCGACGACCACGACCACTGCGGCACCCACGACGAGCACCACCACGACGGCCGCGCCCACGACGACGACCACGTCGACCACGGTCCCGGCCACCACCACGGTCCCGGCCACCACCACGACCACCACGACCACCACCACCACCACGACGACGACGACCAGCTCGACCACCACCACGTCGACCACGAACCCCACGTCGAGCACGTCGACCACGGTCGCGCCCGGCTAGGGCTGCCGCCGACGATGCCGTAGCCTGCGGGCATGAGCGACGACTCCAGGCACGACCCCTTGGCCGACGTGATCAACGTGCTGGCGGCGCCGATCGCAGGGGGGCTGCGCTCGGTCGAGCAGTTCCAGCGCGGCATCGGCGAACTGTTCCGGGCGGTCGAGAACCTGAACCGGACCCTCGAGAACCTCAACGAGACCGCGACCAGGGTGAACCGCCTGGTTGGCGACATCGAAGAGCCGATTCGGGCCATGATGCCGCAGGTGACGCGCACGATCCAGGCCGCCGACGAGATGACCAAGATGCTCCAAGGCCCGGTTCGGGTCGCCGCTCCGAACATCGAGAGGATCGTCGAGACGCTGAGTTCGCCGGGCTTTTCGACCCTGCCCAATCAGCTCGGTGAGTTCATGGACTCGATCGGTGAGGTATCCAAGCGCCTCGCCCCGCTCACCCAGTTCGCCGAGAATGCGGGCGGATTGTTCGGCGGGTTCAAGCTGCCCGGGATGGGCGGCGCACCCAAGCCGCCCGCGGCGACGCCACCACCGCCGGCGACGCAACCGGCCGAGCCGGCCGCCAAGAAGACGACCGCCAAGAAGACCGCCAAGAAGACGACGGCGAAGAAATCGGCCGCCAAGAAGACGACGGCCAAGAAGTCGACGGCGAAGAAGTCAGCAGCCAAGAAGTCGACGGCCAAGAAGACCGCCGCCAAGAAGACGGCGTCGAAGTAGACCGGGGTCAGACGAACGGAAGGTCGGTGACCGTGCCCGGCAGCGCGGTGCCGCGAACGTCGACGTCGACGGCGGTGCCGACCTCGGTCTCGGGCGGCAGGAATGCCATGGCCACGCCGTGGCCGAGGACCGGCGAGAAGTTGCCCGACGTGACCTCGCCGACCACGGCGCCGTCGATCGACACGGCGCAACCGGTCCGAGGTGGTCGGCGCCCCTCGGTGGAGATACCGCGCAGTCGTCGGCGAACACCGGCGTCGCGCTGTGCCGCGAGTGCTCCCCGTCCCCGGAAGATCGGTTTCGACCAGGCGACCACCCAGCCGAGACCGGCTTCGAGCGGCGTGATGCCCGGCCCGAGTTCGTTGCCGTGGAGTGGCAGGCCGGCCTCGAGGCGGAGCGTGTCACGGGCGCCCAGGCCGGCGGGGCGGACTCCGGCGTCGGTGAGTGCGTTCCACACGTGTTCGGCCGCAGCGGCCGGAACCGCGATCTCGAGGCCCGGCTCGCCCGTGTAACCGGTACCGGCGGCGGTGACGGCGACGCCGTCGAGGTCGCAGGCGGCCACCCGGAAGCGGCCGACGTCGGCGAGGGCCGGATACGCCGCTCCGGCAAGCGTGCGCGCCTCAGGGCCCTGCACGGCGATGACGGCGCGTTCGGCGGTGATGTCGTCGCCGCCGATCGCCTCGATCACGCGGTCGGTGTTGGACGCGTTGGGCATCACGTCGAAGACGTCGGGTGAACCAGGGTGCCACCAGACGATGATGTCGTCGAGCACCGACGCGTCGGTCTCGTCGAGCAGGTGGGTGTACTGGGCGCGCCCTGGCTCGATCTTGCCGAGGTCGTTGGTGAACGCGGCCTGGAGCCGATCGAGTGCACCGTCGCCGGTGACCCGCACCGTGCCCAGGTGGGAGACGTCGAACATCACGGCCGACGACCGGCATGCCAGGTGTTCGTCGATCGTCCCCACGTATTCCAGCGGCATCTCCCAGCCGCCGAACGGAACCATCTTGGCGCCGAGGGCGCGATGAACAGCGTCGAGAGGCGAACGCTTCGTCACGACTACAGCGCGATGGGGGCGTCGTCGCCGGATGCGGCTGCATCGTCGTCGAGGCCGAGGGGCACGAGTTGAGCGTCGACCTCGTCCTTGACGCCGGCGAGCGAGAGCACGTTGAGCACACCCTGCCCACGGTTCAACACGTCGATCAGTTCGTCGCCTCGTGCGAGCACGACCGAGTTGCCGTTGATCACGAGGTGCGCCGACGCGATATCGGTGCCGACGTGCTCACGGAGGTAGCTGAAGACGTCGCGCACGGACTCGAGCTTGATGCCGGCGTCGAGCAGGGTCTTGATCACGCGCAGCTCCAGCAGGTCCTTGTAGCTGTACTGGCGGCGGCTGCCGCTGCCGGAGGCGTCGGAGACCGAGGGTCGGATCAGATCGGTCCGTGCCCAGTAGTCGAGCTGCCGGTACGTGATGCCGACGACCTTCGCTGCCTGTGTCCCGCTGTATCCGACACTCATGTCAACCTCTTTCCGTTGTGCTGCGAGATCGCAGCTGCCTGCCCAACACAGGGTCCGTCGCCCCCCGAACACGGGTGTAACTACGGACGTGTGAGCATACGCGCGGGCGCGCGCGGCGTCAACGGTGCAACAGGAATGCGCGGCTGACCAGGCCCGATGGATGGTTCAGGTGGCGAAGTCGTCAGGGCTGACGCTCTCGATGAAGTCCTTGAACTCATCGATGATCTCCTCGGCCTCTTCTTCCGGCTCCGGTTCGGGGACCTGCCCCACGTCGTCGAGCAGGGCATCGGAGGCGAAGAGCGGGGCTTCGCAACGGACCGCCAGGGCGATCGCATCGGAGGGTCGGCTCGAGATGATCTGTTCGTCGCCGCCGACGTCCAGATGGAGTTCGGCGTAGTACGTGTGATCGCGAACCTCGGTCACGACGACCTTCGAGAGGCTGGCGCCGAGCTGGCCGATCACCGACACGAACAGATCATGCGTGAGCGGCCGCGGCGGATCGATGCCTTCGAGCGCGTAGTGGATCGAGGCAGCTTCCGGGCTCCCGATGTAGATCGGCAGGAGTCGATGCTCGCCGTCCTGCTCCTGGAGCAGCACCATCGGAGTGTTCGCCGGGATCTCCACCCGCACGCCGACCAGTTCCATCGGGATCACGTCACCGACCTTACTCCCATCGGCCGCAGACCATGGGGTCGCGTTTCAGGATTCGAAGTGACGCCGCAGCGCCTGCTTCGTCATCGCCGAGCGGAGGGCGCTCCCCAGGGAGTCGAGCCGCTTCAGTTGGGCCAACGCCTCGGCGTGCGACTCCGGGTTGCGCTGCCGGAAACGCGGTGTCACGAGCTGTTCGTACAGCGAAGCCTCACGCTCGGCGGATGTGCGGAAGTTGCGCAGGTGGCGAGCGTCGACCCCGGCACGCAGGAACTCGCACGCCGGCTTGGCCACCGACACCGCGTCGTCGCCGTAGAGCGCCGGCGACGAGCCGTCGCGGGCGACGACGATGCCAAAGCTCTCGAGCTGTTCGAGTTCGGTGGGAGTCATCCCCACCATCGAACACAGCTCGGAACGATCGAGCAGGACACCGGGCATCAACTGCGCGGTCGCCTCGGTCGGGGACGGGTCGGCGGTCTCGGCGGGTTCGGGAGCGTCGGCGGGCGCCGCAGAGGTCGACGGCTCGTCGGTCGGCGGTGCGGACGGCGTTGCGGCCGTGCCGGTGCCGTTGTGGTTCGCCGTGCCCGAGCTGCCCTGACGGGCTGCGGGATGGGAGGCCACGCTGGCCGATGGCACGTCGACCTGTTCGGCGTCGGCGTCGGTGTCGCCGTGATCGTCGTGGTGATCGTCGTCGTGATCGACCTCTCCGTCGGGCCGGAGGTGTTCACCGGTCGGGTCGATCTCACCGGTCTCGAGACGATCTTTGATGACGCGCAACGGCAGGTAGTTGCTGCGCTGTTCGGTGAGGATCACGCGCAGCAGTTCGACGTCGGCCTCGTAGAACTTCCGATAGCCCGACGAGGTCCGCTCGGGTGAGATCAGACCCTGACTCTCGAGAAATCGGATCTTCGAGATCGTGACGTCGGGGAAGTCCTCGAGCAGCAGCCCGAGCACCTCACCGATCGACAGGTATCCGCTCACCTGGGTGGTCTCAGCCATCGGCTCGCTCGAAGAAGACCAGGCGGAACTTGCCGATCTGCAGCTCGTCGCCGTGTTGCAGCATCGCTCGTTCGACCCGCTGCTGATTGACATACGTGCCGTTGAGCGAGCCCGAGTCGGCGACGGCGTAGCCCTGCTCGGTGTGCTGGACCTCGGCGTGTCGGCGCGACACCGTGATGTCGTCGAGGCTGATCTCGCTGTCGGGATGACGCCCGAGGCGGGTGATGTCGGTGTCGAGCACGAAGCGGTCGCCGGCCTGCGAGCCCGCCCGGACGATGAGTACGCCGACACCCTGGTCGAGTTCGCCCATCGGCACCTCGAGGTCGTCGGACGGCCCGGGAGCGTCTTGCAGCGGGTCGACCGCGGTCAGCGTGATCGTGCGGTCGTCGAGCAGATCGAGCGCGGAACCGCAGCTCGAACAGAAGTTGCTGTCGGGCGGGTTGCGGTGCCCGCACTGATTGCAGAATGTGTACGACATCTGATTCACCCCTCGGTCAGTGCGACGTACGCGACGGCGTCCATCATGGCACCGATCGACGCGACGTCCGTCACGGCGATCTCACACAGCCAACCCTCGCCGTACGGATCCTCGTTCAACAACTGAGGATTGTCGGCCAGGGCCTCGTTGACCGCGGCGATCGTTCCCGACACCGGGGCGTACATCTCCGAGACCGACTTGGTCGATTCGACCTCGCCGACCGAGGCGTTGGCCTCCACGGCGTCGCCGACCGTCGGCAGATCGACGTAGACGACGTCGCCCAGTGCGTCCTGTGCGTAGTCGGTGATACCGACCCGAACCGTGCCGCCGTCGGCGAGCGGGCGCACCCATTCGTGTTCGGCCGTGTACCGCAGATCCTCGGGGACAATCATGCCAACACCGTACCGTCACCGAGCCCGCGCGAAAGAACGTTCACGACGCCGAGCGGCCGGCACGGATGCCGTCGCG encodes:
- the gcvT gene encoding glycine cleavage system aminomethyltransferase GcvT produces the protein MTKRSPLDAVHRALGAKMVPFGGWEMPLEYVGTIDEHLACRSSAVMFDVSHLGTVRVTGDGALDRLQAAFTNDLGKIEPGRAQYTHLLDETDASVLDDIIVWWHPGSPDVFDVMPNASNTDRVIEAIGGDDITAERAVIAVQGPEARTLAGAAYPALADVGRFRVAACDLDGVAVTAAGTGYTGEPGLEIAVPAAAAEHVWNALTDAGVRPAGLGARDTLRLEAGLPLHGNELGPGITPLEAGLGWVVAWSKPIFRGRGALAAQRDAGVRRRLRGISTEGRRPPRTGCAVSIDGAVVGEVTSGNFSPVLGHGVAMAFLPPETEVGTAVDVDVRGTALPGTVTDLPFV
- a CDS encoding MerR family transcriptional regulator codes for the protein MSVGYSGTQAAKVVGITYRQLDYWARTDLIRPSVSDASGSGSRRQYSYKDLLELRVIKTLLDAGIKLESVRDVFSYLREHVGTDIASAHLVINGNSVVLARGDELIDVLNRGQGVLNVLSLAGVKDEVDAQLVPLGLDDDAAASGDDAPIAL
- a CDS encoding bifunctional nuclease family protein — translated: MELVGVRVEIPANTPMVLLQEQDGEHRLLPIYIGSPEAASIHYALEGIDPPRPLTHDLFVSVIGQLGASLSKVVVTEVRDHTYYAELHLDVGGDEQIISSRPSDAIALAVRCEAPLFASDALLDDVGQVPEPEPEEEAEEIIDEFKDFIESVSPDDFAT
- a CDS encoding MerR family transcriptional regulator, translating into MAETTQVSGYLSIGEVLGLLLEDFPDVTISKIRFLESQGLISPERTSSGYRKFYEADVELLRVILTEQRSNYLPLRVIKDRLETGEIDPTGEHLRPDGEVDHDDDHHDDHGDTDADAEQVDVPSASVASHPAARQGSSGTANHNGTGTAATPSAPPTDEPSTSAAPADAPEPAETADPSPTEATAQLMPGVLLDRSELCSMVGMTPTELEQLESFGIVVARDGSSPALYGDDAVSVAKPACEFLRAGVDARHLRNFRTSAEREASLYEQLVTPRFRQRNPESHAEALAQLKRLDSLGSALRSAMTKQALRRHFES
- a CDS encoding FHA domain-containing protein — translated: MSYTFCNQCGHRNPPDSNFCSSCGSALDLLDDRTITLTAVDPLQDAPGPSDDLEVPMGELDQGVGVLIVRAGSQAGDRFVLDTDITRLGRHPDSEISLDDITVSRRHAEVQHTEQGYAVADSGSLNGTYVNQQRVERAMLQHGDELQIGKFRLVFFERADG
- the gcvH gene encoding glycine cleavage system protein GcvH produces the protein MIVPEDLRYTAEHEWVRPLADGGTVRVGITDYAQDALGDVVYVDLPTVGDAVEANASVGEVESTKSVSEMYAPVSGTIAAVNEALADNPQLLNEDPYGEGWLCEIAVTDVASIGAMMDAVAYVALTEG